One stretch of Pomacea canaliculata isolate SZHN2017 linkage group LG11, ASM307304v1, whole genome shotgun sequence DNA includes these proteins:
- the LOC112575141 gene encoding parafibromin-like: protein MADVLSILRQYNINKKEIVEKDDQIIFGEFAWPKNAKTNYVIWGTGKDDIPKEYYTLDSILFLLKHVHLQHPMYVREAVAVNINVVRRPDRKDLLAFLNGETNTSASIDKSAPLEISQRPTQVKRTAEDTAPEGAQKRLRLEEAQVQKARENWINKIDGGRETSVLPTQLGTSSMLEAMPLEKIAAIKAKRLAIKRTKIKGDDDIQAGALEQRSFVDAEVDVTRDIVSRERHWRTRTTILQSMGKDFAKNIFSILQSIKAREEGVQRPHHHHPNPVPTTPVVAAPRPQPVAGYNRYDQERFRGKEETAGLKIDTMGTFHGMTLKSVTEGAQTRKKEAPQPSSHNFSQNPQPQPRPISQARPPPNQKKGSRTPIIIIPAANTSLITMLNCKDVLQDLKFISTEDKKAQGSKRDSEVLIHRRKDGGLTVPYRIIDNPTKLTPDDWDRVVAVFVQGPAWQFKGWPWDGNPTEIFSRIRGFHLKWKELPLDANVKKWSVHILNLDRNRRHLDRATLQEFWESLDKYMAKCKPHLRF, encoded by the exons ATGGCGGATGTTCTTAGCATTCTGAGACAGTACAACATAAACAAGAAGGAGATTGTGGAGAAGGATGACCAGATTATCTTTGGCGAGTTTGCGTGGCCGAAGAATGCAAAGACAAACTATGTTATTTGGGG gaCAGGAAAAGATGACATACCCAAAGAGTATTACACCTTGGACTCTATTTTATTCCTGCTAAAACATGTCCATCTTCAGCATCCTATGTATGTGCGAGAGGCAGTG GCTGTCAACATCAATGTCGTCCGTCGACCTGACAGAAAGGACCTCCTGGCATTTCTTAATGGGGAAACTAACACCTCAGCAAGCATCGATAAAAGTGCTCCTTTGGAGATTTCACAAAGACCCACTCAAG TTAAGCGTACAGCAGAGGACACAGCTCCAGAAGGAGCACAGAAAAGGCTTCGGCTGGAG gAAGCCCAAGTACAGAAAGCCAGGGAAAATTGGATCAATAAGATTGATGGTGGACGTGAGACCTCTGTGCTTCCAACACAGCTAGG GACTTCATCTATGTTAGAAGCTATGCCCTTGGAAAAGATTGCAGCTATCAAGGCAAAGCGATTAGccatcaaaagaacaaaaatcaaaggAGATGATGACATTCAAGCAGGAGCTTTGGAGCAGCGCAGTTTTGTGGATGCCGAGGTTGATGTTACCCGTGACATTGTCAGCCGTGAGCGTCACTGGCGCACTCGCACAACCATCCTGCAAAGTATGGGCAAG GATTTTGCCAAGAATATCTTCAGCATCCTCCAGTCTATTAAAGCAAGAGAGGAAGGAGTTCAGCGtcctcaccatcaccacccaaaTCCTGTACCAACAACTCCTGTG GTGGCAGCACCACGCCCTCAACCAGTTGCCGGCTACAACAGATACGATCAAGAACGATTCCGAGGCAAAGAAG aAACGGCTGGACTCAAGATCGACACAATGGGAACTTTCCACGGTATGACGCTCAAGTCAGTGACAGAAGGTGCTCAGACACGAAAGAAAGAAGCCCCACAGCCATCCTCACATAATTTCTCACAGAATCCTCAGCCTCAGCCAAGGCCTATCTCACAAGCCCGGCCTCCCCCAAATCAGAAGAAAG GATCACGTACACCCATCATTATTATCCCTGCTGCCAACACCTCACTTATCACCATGTTAAACTGCAAGGATGTTTTGCAAGATCTAAA ATTTATCAGTACTGAGGATAAAAAAGCCCAAGGCAGCAAACGTGACAGTGAGGTGTTGATTCATCGACGCAAAGATGGTGGCTTGACTGTGCCCTACAGAATCATTGACAACCCCACTAAGTTGACACCTGATGACTG GGATCGTGTGGTGGCTGTGTTTGTCCAAGGGCCTGCCTGGCAATTTAAAGGATGGCCGTGGGATGGAAACCCGACTGAAATCTTTTCACGAA TCCGTGGTTTTCACCTGAAGTGGAAGGAGTTGCCCCTGGatgcaaatgtgaaaaaatggtCCGTCCATATTCTTAATCTGGATCGCAACCGTCGTCACTTGGATCGTGCCACCCTGCAGGAGTTTTGGGAGAGTTTGGATAA gtATATGGCAAAGTGCAAGCCTCACCTGCGGTTTTAG